One genomic window of Luteitalea pratensis includes the following:
- a CDS encoding glycerophosphodiester phosphodiesterase translates to MSSQSHPVASLGPPLVFAHRGGSKLRPENTLVAFDHGLALGADGLEFDVRLSSDGVPMVHHDAMLDRTTSGTGPISAHTADALQQLDAGHHFTGLDGLAWRHRGCVIPRLDVVLSRYPAVPIIMELKGDDPEVARRAVALVRGAGAIGRVCFAGFEDTVVRAAREEGPDVVSSAAREEIRWFLYRSWVAVAPRRTAFQAFQVPETAGALRVVSRRFVRAARRAGVPVAVWTVDEPAAMERLLAWGVRGLISDRPDVAVPVVRRWRASR, encoded by the coding sequence TTGTCGAGCCAGTCACATCCTGTCGCCTCGCTCGGGCCGCCGCTCGTGTTCGCGCATCGCGGCGGATCGAAACTGCGCCCGGAAAACACGCTCGTCGCGTTCGACCACGGCCTTGCGCTCGGTGCCGACGGGCTGGAGTTCGACGTCCGGCTGTCGAGTGACGGCGTGCCGATGGTGCACCACGACGCGATGCTGGATCGCACCACCAGCGGGACCGGGCCGATTTCGGCACACACGGCTGACGCGTTGCAGCAACTCGATGCCGGTCACCACTTCACGGGTCTCGATGGCCTGGCCTGGCGGCACAGGGGGTGCGTCATTCCCAGGCTCGACGTGGTGCTCTCGCGCTATCCGGCGGTGCCCATCATCATGGAACTGAAGGGCGACGATCCGGAGGTCGCGCGTCGTGCGGTGGCGCTCGTGCGCGGTGCCGGCGCCATCGGCCGGGTGTGCTTCGCCGGATTCGAGGACACCGTCGTCCGTGCCGCGCGTGAGGAAGGACCGGACGTCGTGTCGAGTGCGGCGCGAGAGGAGATCCGCTGGTTCCTGTATCGCTCGTGGGTCGCGGTGGCACCGCGGCGCACGGCCTTCCAGGCGTTCCAGGTGCCGGAGACGGCGGGCGCCCTCCGCGTCGTGTCGCGTCGCTTCGTGCGCGCCGCGCGGCGGGCCGGGGTGCCCGTCGCCGTATGGACCGTGGATGAGCCGGCGGCGATGGAGCGTCTGCTGGCGTGGGGTGTCCGCGGCCTGATCAGCGATCGTCCGGACGTGGCGGTGCCAGTCGTGCGTCGCTGGCGGGCGTCGCGGTGA
- a CDS encoding protocatechuate 3,4-dioxygenase produces the protein MLVRTAITRRSLLAGLGVGASLFWPRGVYADVLTETARTTEGPFYPDQLPLDTDNDLLLLNDALTPSTGHITYFSGRVLSVTGAPVRNAVVEVWQCDAKGSYLHSKGRGVERDPNFQGYGRVLTGSTGEYSFRTIRPVSYSQYGITRAPHIHLAVSRNGRRVMTTQVHVAGDPLNAADSVLTRLDPAARATVIADFRPIPGSPLGEIAARWGRRARADRLRR, from the coding sequence ATGCTTGTGCGTACTGCGATCACTCGTCGTTCCCTGCTCGCCGGTCTGGGCGTCGGCGCCTCGCTCTTCTGGCCCCGAGGCGTCTACGCCGACGTGCTCACCGAGACCGCGCGAACGACCGAAGGGCCGTTTTATCCGGACCAGTTGCCGCTCGACACCGACAACGACCTGCTGCTGCTCAACGACGCCCTGACGCCATCAACGGGGCATATCACCTACTTCTCGGGCCGCGTGCTGAGCGTGACCGGTGCGCCCGTGCGAAACGCCGTCGTCGAAGTCTGGCAGTGCGACGCGAAAGGGTCGTACCTGCACTCGAAGGGCCGCGGCGTGGAACGGGATCCGAACTTCCAGGGATACGGGCGTGTCCTCACGGGCTCGACCGGCGAGTACAGCTTCCGCACCATCCGGCCGGTTTCCTACTCGCAGTACGGCATCACCCGCGCGCCGCACATCCACCTCGCAGTCAGCCGTAACGGGCGGCGTGTCATGACCACGCAGGTGCATGTCGCAGGCGACCCGCTCAACGCCGCCGACAGCGTGCTGACAAGGCTCGACCCGGCGGCACGCGCGACGGTCATCGCCGACTTCCGGCCCATTCCCGGTAGCCCGCTTGGCGAGATCGCCGCGCGCTGGGGACGTCGTGCTCGGGCAGACCGCCTTCGAAGGTGA
- a CDS encoding LON peptidase substrate-binding domain-containing protein codes for MTLPSEIPLFPLPNVVFFPDVYLPLHIFEERYRAMTRQALGGTKVIGMTVLREGWQDDYKGAPPIYATGCAGAIVHHEPLEDGRFNIVLQGLARFEVVQELASTTPFRVARVRWHEEADASGRRASLTRLRRQVETLLLPAIAQGEVRMPPGMSDQALINAVCQAIDIPVVEKLALLEKPDVLLRGQALLPILERLVIKLSGSGQVH; via the coding sequence ATGACGCTCCCTTCCGAGATCCCGCTCTTCCCTCTCCCCAACGTCGTCTTCTTCCCCGACGTGTACCTGCCGCTGCACATCTTCGAGGAGCGGTACCGGGCGATGACGCGCCAGGCGCTCGGGGGCACGAAGGTGATCGGGATGACGGTGCTGCGCGAGGGCTGGCAGGACGACTACAAGGGCGCGCCGCCGATCTACGCAACCGGGTGTGCAGGCGCGATCGTGCATCACGAACCGCTCGAAGATGGACGGTTCAACATCGTGCTCCAGGGCCTCGCCCGCTTCGAGGTCGTGCAGGAGTTGGCCAGCACGACGCCGTTCCGCGTCGCTCGCGTCCGCTGGCACGAGGAGGCCGATGCCTCGGGACGCCGTGCGTCGCTGACGCGGCTGCGTCGGCAGGTGGAGACGCTGCTGCTCCCGGCCATCGCGCAAGGTGAGGTACGCATGCCGCCGGGCATGAGCGACCAGGCCCTCATCAACGCCGTGTGCCAGGCCATCGACATCCCCGTCGTCGAAAAGCTGGCGCTGCTCGAGAAGCCCGACGTGCTGCTGCGGGGACAGGCGCTGCTGCCGATTCTCGAACGTCTCGTGATCAAGCTGTCGGGATCAGGGCAGGTCCACTGA
- a CDS encoding vWA domain-containing protein yields MKYKYTKFIPDDLEGIDLEQLLSKLSDLLLSSGFENPYEPDPDAHGHTRQELQDAIIEALLANGLLTPEQMERLLGEPADSDSKSGLEQLLDKLIDRMRQQGYLTPQPEEGTLSGGQQGKDLPPVKFEVTDKGIDFLGYRALRDLLGSVGRSSAGRHDTRDMATGIDAGGAVKPYEFGDTLNLDPVATLLSSVSRNGLPAPGERFELDYPDLHVTQGEYQSSCATVVMLDCSHSMILYGEDRFTPAKRVALALANLIRHQYPGDALNAVLFHDSAEEVPVEQLARVRVGPYYTNTREGLRLARRVLERQRKDMKQIVMITDGKPSAITRPDGQIYRNAFGLDPYIVSETFAEVAACRKAGIMINTFMLARDYELMAFVRRVAQICHGKAYFTTPMTLGRYVLMDYLDKKTRTVH; encoded by the coding sequence GTGAAATACAAGTACACGAAGTTCATCCCGGACGATCTCGAGGGCATCGACCTCGAACAGCTGCTGTCGAAGCTGTCGGACCTGCTGCTCTCGAGCGGATTCGAGAACCCGTATGAGCCGGACCCCGACGCGCACGGCCACACGCGACAGGAGTTGCAGGACGCGATCATCGAGGCGTTGCTGGCCAACGGGCTGCTGACGCCCGAGCAGATGGAACGGCTGCTCGGTGAACCGGCCGACAGCGACAGCAAGTCGGGGCTCGAGCAACTGCTGGACAAGTTGATCGACCGGATGCGTCAGCAGGGCTACCTGACGCCGCAGCCTGAGGAAGGCACGTTGAGTGGCGGCCAGCAGGGCAAGGACCTGCCGCCGGTCAAGTTCGAGGTCACCGACAAGGGCATCGACTTTCTCGGCTACCGGGCCTTGCGCGACCTGCTCGGGTCGGTCGGCCGCAGCAGTGCCGGCCGTCACGACACGCGTGACATGGCGACGGGCATCGACGCCGGCGGCGCCGTGAAGCCGTACGAGTTTGGCGACACGCTGAACCTCGATCCCGTGGCCACGCTCCTCAGCTCCGTCAGCCGCAACGGCCTGCCGGCGCCCGGTGAGCGATTCGAGCTCGACTACCCCGACCTGCACGTGACGCAGGGCGAGTACCAGAGTTCATGCGCGACCGTGGTCATGCTCGACTGCAGTCACAGCATGATCCTGTATGGCGAGGATCGGTTCACGCCCGCCAAACGGGTCGCGCTCGCGCTCGCGAACCTGATCCGCCACCAGTACCCCGGCGACGCACTGAACGCCGTGTTGTTCCACGATTCGGCCGAGGAGGTACCGGTGGAACAGCTGGCGCGCGTGCGTGTCGGCCCCTACTACACCAACACCCGCGAAGGCCTGCGCCTGGCGCGCCGTGTCCTCGAGCGGCAGCGCAAGGACATGAAGCAGATCGTGATGATCACCGATGGCAAGCCGTCGGCGATCACGCGGCCGGACGGCCAGATCTATCGCAACGCCTTCGGTCTCGACCCGTACATCGTGTCGGAGACATTTGCCGAGGTCGCCGCCTGCCGCAAGGCCGGCATCATGATCAACACGTTCATGCTCGCGCGCGATTACGAACTGATGGCTTTCGTACGTCGCGTCGCGCAGATCTGCCACGGCAAGGCGTATTTCACCACGCCGATGACGCTCGGGCGGTATGTGCTCATGGATTATCTCGACAAGAAGACGCGGACGGTCCACTGA
- a CDS encoding magnesium chelatase codes for MSRPTTLGALKREIAAGRVARRPVRSELRENLLARLKAGGPIFPGVLGYDDTVVPQVVNAILARHHFILLGLRGQAKSRLLRALTTLLDDEIPVVPGSEVNDDPTAPLSAYGRHRVAEAGDDLPIEWLSRDRRYVEKLATPDVTIADMIGDIDPIRAARGGLALGDELTMHYGLVPRANRGIFAINELPDLAGRIQVGLFNILQEGDVQIKGFPVRLPLDILLVFSANPEDYTARGKIITPLKDRIGSEIRTHYPSTLADGVAITEQEAWTVRPDDGGHTIEVPRYIREIVEEVAFQARKEPKVDKRSGVSQRLPITVLEYVVSNAERRAVINDEALAVPRVSDIHAALPAITGKLELEYEGELKGADKVAAEIIRAAVGQVFDAHLGVANLRQVIEWFDMGGSLQLDDTASARTLLDQAKKVQGLADVPEALGLPEDAPAPLIASAIDFVLEGLYAQKRISRTESGTYTAGEEPARRGGKADKRRDRQLRDDDDDDGGFGGGSGGRYYN; via the coding sequence ATGTCCCGACCGACAACGCTTGGCGCGCTCAAGCGGGAGATCGCGGCCGGACGCGTCGCACGGCGGCCCGTGCGATCCGAACTCCGCGAGAACCTGCTGGCTCGCCTCAAGGCGGGTGGCCCGATCTTCCCCGGTGTGCTGGGCTACGACGACACCGTCGTGCCGCAGGTGGTCAATGCCATCCTCGCCCGGCACCACTTCATCCTGTTGGGCCTGCGTGGGCAAGCCAAGAGCCGCCTGCTCCGTGCGCTCACCACGCTGCTCGACGACGAGATTCCCGTCGTCCCCGGATCGGAGGTCAACGACGACCCGACAGCGCCCTTGAGCGCGTACGGGCGGCACCGCGTCGCCGAGGCTGGTGATGATCTGCCGATCGAATGGCTGTCGCGGGATCGACGGTACGTCGAGAAACTGGCGACACCTGACGTGACCATCGCCGACATGATTGGCGACATCGACCCGATCAGGGCCGCCCGCGGCGGGCTCGCGCTCGGCGATGAACTGACGATGCACTACGGCCTGGTGCCGCGCGCCAACCGCGGCATCTTTGCCATCAACGAACTGCCCGATCTCGCCGGGCGCATCCAGGTCGGCCTGTTCAACATCCTCCAGGAGGGGGATGTGCAGATCAAGGGCTTCCCGGTACGGCTGCCGCTCGACATCCTGCTCGTGTTCAGCGCCAATCCCGAGGACTACACCGCCCGCGGCAAGATCATCACGCCGCTCAAGGACCGCATCGGCTCCGAGATCCGCACGCACTATCCGTCCACGCTTGCCGACGGCGTGGCGATCACCGAACAGGAAGCCTGGACCGTCCGGCCCGACGATGGCGGGCACACGATCGAGGTGCCGCGCTACATCCGGGAGATCGTCGAGGAAGTGGCATTCCAGGCGCGCAAGGAACCCAAGGTCGACAAACGTTCGGGCGTTAGCCAGCGGCTGCCGATCACGGTCCTCGAATACGTCGTCTCCAACGCCGAGCGCCGGGCGGTGATCAACGACGAGGCCCTGGCCGTCCCTCGCGTGTCGGACATCCACGCGGCACTGCCGGCCATCACCGGCAAGCTGGAACTCGAGTACGAGGGCGAACTCAAGGGCGCCGACAAGGTCGCCGCGGAGATCATTCGCGCCGCCGTCGGCCAGGTCTTCGACGCACACCTGGGCGTGGCGAACCTGCGGCAGGTCATCGAGTGGTTCGACATGGGCGGTTCATTGCAGCTCGACGACACCGCCTCGGCGCGAACGCTGCTCGACCAGGCGAAGAAGGTGCAGGGCCTGGCCGACGTCCCGGAAGCGCTCGGCCTGCCCGAGGACGCACCGGCGCCGCTCATTGCCTCGGCGATCGACTTCGTGCTCGAAGGCCTGTATGCCCAGAAGCGCATCAGCCGCACCGAGTCTGGCACCTACACCGCGGGCGAGGAGCCGGCGCGGCGTGGCGGCAAGGCCGACAAGCGGCGCGATCGCCAACTGCGCGATGACGATGACGACGATGGCGGGTTTGGCGGGGGCAGCGGGGGCCGCTATTACAACTGA
- the folE gene encoding GTP cyclohydrolase I FolE, protein MQTLIRSLLEQLGEDPSREGLLKTPERVEKSMKFLTSGYAADIGDILNGALFTVDYSEMVIVKDVDYYSLCEHHLLPFFGKCHVAYIPRTQVIGISKIPRLVDVFSRRLQVQERLTNEIAECIREAVDPLGVGVIMHGTHLCMAMRGVEKQNSATVTSAMLGTFRSDARTRAEFLQLAQ, encoded by the coding sequence ATGCAGACTCTCATCCGTTCCCTGCTGGAGCAGCTCGGAGAGGATCCTAGCAGGGAGGGATTGCTCAAGACCCCGGAACGCGTCGAGAAATCGATGAAGTTCCTGACCAGCGGGTACGCCGCCGACATCGGTGACATCCTCAACGGGGCGCTGTTCACCGTTGACTACAGCGAGATGGTGATCGTCAAGGATGTCGACTACTACAGCCTCTGCGAGCACCACCTGCTGCCGTTCTTCGGCAAGTGCCACGTCGCCTACATCCCGCGTACGCAGGTCATCGGCATCAGCAAGATTCCGCGCCTCGTCGATGTGTTCAGCCGTCGCCTCCAGGTGCAGGAACGGCTGACCAACGAGATCGCCGAGTGCATCCGCGAGGCAGTCGATCCGCTCGGCGTCGGCGTGATCATGCATGGTACGCATCTCTGCATGGCGATGCGAGGGGTGGAGAAGCAGAACTCCGCGACGGTGACCAGCGCGATGCTCGGCACGTTCCGCAGCGACGCGCGCACGCGCGCCGAGTTCCTCCAACTCGCACAATAG
- a CDS encoding Gfo/Idh/MocA family protein — MTESPAPFRWGILGVARINRALVGPLASNGHQLLAIASRSVERARTYAETQGIARAYGSYEALLGDPDIDAVYIPLPHSMHVEWAVKAAEARKHVLVEKPISLDGAGVRVLMSAARTHDVVITEAFMYRHHALVARARELAHDGTIGRLQGVRGTFSFVLDRAFDTRLVPEFGGGSLWDVGCYPVSFARTIVGHRPLSVQAVANWGAGEIDLSFFGQLQFPGGVVAQVHSSFESPFKTEVEIIGSEGRLLVRHPFKPEPTETIEVMKANEAYTVTVDGPLLYQGEVDDVRDAARAGRAPLVTLEDSLDNVDTLTALLQAARSGNTVALDA; from the coding sequence GTGACCGAATCGCCTGCACCCTTCCGCTGGGGCATCCTCGGCGTTGCCCGTATCAACCGCGCCCTCGTCGGGCCGCTGGCGTCCAATGGACACCAATTGCTGGCCATCGCCTCGCGCAGCGTCGAACGTGCCCGCACCTACGCGGAGACGCAGGGGATCGCGCGAGCGTACGGCAGCTACGAGGCACTGCTCGGCGATCCCGACATCGACGCCGTCTACATCCCGCTGCCGCACTCGATGCACGTCGAGTGGGCGGTGAAAGCGGCCGAAGCCAGGAAGCACGTGCTCGTCGAGAAGCCGATCTCGCTCGACGGTGCGGGTGTCCGCGTGCTGATGTCGGCGGCGCGCACGCATGACGTGGTCATCACCGAGGCGTTCATGTATCGCCATCATGCGCTGGTCGCGAGGGCGCGTGAACTGGCGCACGATGGCACCATCGGACGGCTGCAGGGGGTGCGTGGTACGTTCTCGTTCGTCCTGGACCGGGCGTTCGACACCCGCCTCGTTCCCGAGTTCGGCGGTGGGAGCCTGTGGGACGTCGGCTGCTATCCGGTGTCGTTCGCGCGCACGATCGTCGGCCACCGTCCGCTCTCCGTGCAGGCGGTCGCGAACTGGGGCGCGGGGGAGATCGACCTCAGTTTCTTCGGACAGCTGCAGTTCCCCGGCGGCGTCGTCGCGCAAGTGCACAGCAGTTTCGAGTCACCCTTCAAGACCGAGGTCGAGATCATCGGCAGCGAGGGACGGCTGCTGGTACGGCATCCGTTCAAGCCGGAGCCCACCGAGACGATCGAGGTCATGAAGGCGAACGAGGCCTATACCGTCACCGTCGACGGGCCGCTCCTCTACCAGGGTGAGGTGGACGACGTCCGCGACGCGGCCCGGGCGGGTCGCGCACCGCTCGTGACCCTCGAGGACAGCCTCGACAATGTCGACACCCTCACCGCGTTGCTGCAGGCGGCGCGCAGCGGCAATACGGTCGCGCTGGATGCGTGA
- a CDS encoding cobalamin-binding protein: MSYPSRIVCLTEETTEILYLLGEGDRVVGVSGYTVRPPEARRKPRVSSFLHARTDKIDALKPDLVLAFSDLQADIVSGPIRRGYPVMTFNQRSVDEVLQAVRLVGGLVGAQARAEALADRLRAGLDAIAREATTLPVRPRVFFEEWDEPLISGIQWVEELVEIAGGTPIFPERRQAGLAKDRIVSADEVRSRNPDVILASWCGKRAQPARIASRPGWETIAAVRHGRIHEIKSSLILQPGPAALTDGVRQIAAHIRGAAQ; the protein is encoded by the coding sequence GTGTCCTACCCGTCGCGGATCGTGTGCCTGACCGAGGAAACGACCGAGATTCTCTACCTGCTCGGCGAGGGCGATCGGGTGGTCGGGGTGTCTGGCTACACGGTGCGCCCACCCGAAGCTCGCCGCAAGCCGCGCGTCTCGTCGTTCCTGCACGCGCGGACGGACAAGATCGACGCCCTCAAGCCTGATCTCGTCCTCGCCTTCTCGGACCTGCAGGCCGACATCGTCTCCGGGCCGATCCGACGCGGCTACCCGGTGATGACCTTCAACCAGCGCAGTGTCGACGAGGTGCTGCAGGCGGTCCGCCTCGTGGGCGGCCTGGTCGGTGCGCAGGCGCGCGCCGAGGCACTCGCTGACAGGTTGCGCGCCGGGCTCGACGCGATTGCGCGGGAAGCCACAACGTTGCCGGTACGGCCGCGCGTGTTCTTCGAGGAGTGGGACGAGCCGCTGATCTCCGGGATCCAGTGGGTCGAGGAACTGGTCGAGATCGCGGGCGGGACCCCGATCTTCCCTGAACGCCGGCAGGCGGGTCTCGCGAAGGATCGGATCGTGTCAGCCGACGAGGTGCGGTCGCGGAATCCCGACGTGATCCTGGCCTCGTGGTGCGGCAAGCGGGCCCAGCCGGCGCGCATCGCGTCACGGCCGGGATGGGAGACCATCGCTGCCGTTCGACACGGCCGGATTCACGAGATCAAGTCGTCGCTGATCCTGCAGCCGGGCCCGGCGGCGTTGACCGACGGAGTACGCCAGATAGCCGCGCACATCCGCGGGGCGGCACAATAA
- a CDS encoding LutB/LldF family L-lactate oxidation iron-sulfur protein, whose amino-acid sequence MSHAAPLPFYARAQEAIADRQLQTALDRATTRMVVARKQAIGLIADGEAARDHARQIRAHTIANLDRYLDQFVERATAAGVHVHFASDAETATTLVVDIARRNGVRRVVKGKSMVSEEIELNHALEAADMRVVETDLGEYVIQLDKDVPSHIIAPIIHKTKEQVAETFRRELDASDADVADIPQMTAFARRMLRAEFLAADMGISGVNFAVAESGSLCLVENEGNGRLSTTVPRLHVALMGIERIVPTAADLAVSLRVLARSGTGQALTVYTNIITGPRRADDPDGPSEVHVVLVDNGRSNMLRTELEEILYCIRCGACLNACPVYQEIGGHAYGSVYPGPVGAVYTPGAFGLGPWADLPQASSLCGACKEACPVRIDIPRMLLALRARAEEGGHTPRWVGQGLRVFRFVATRPRLYRFASAAARRVSRWFGPTGFDRLPGPLAGWTRHRHFPAMAAETFTARRRRLGRSRLRLRLRRGKP is encoded by the coding sequence ATGAGCCACGCGGCGCCATTGCCGTTCTACGCCCGGGCTCAGGAAGCGATCGCGGACCGGCAGTTGCAGACGGCCCTCGATCGCGCGACGACACGCATGGTGGTCGCCCGCAAGCAGGCCATCGGCCTCATCGCCGACGGCGAGGCTGCCCGCGACCACGCGCGACAGATCCGGGCCCACACGATCGCGAACCTCGATCGCTACCTCGATCAGTTCGTCGAACGCGCCACGGCGGCCGGTGTGCACGTCCATTTCGCCAGTGATGCCGAGACAGCCACGACCCTCGTGGTCGACATCGCACGCCGCAACGGCGTCAGGCGCGTCGTCAAGGGCAAGTCGATGGTGTCCGAGGAAATCGAGCTGAACCACGCGCTCGAGGCTGCCGACATGCGGGTGGTGGAAACCGATCTCGGCGAGTACGTCATTCAACTCGACAAGGACGTACCGTCGCACATCATCGCGCCCATCATCCACAAGACGAAAGAACAGGTCGCCGAGACGTTCCGTCGCGAACTGGATGCCAGTGACGCCGACGTGGCCGACATCCCGCAGATGACGGCCTTCGCACGACGCATGTTGCGAGCCGAGTTCCTAGCAGCCGACATGGGGATCAGCGGCGTGAACTTCGCCGTCGCCGAGAGCGGCAGCCTGTGCCTCGTCGAGAACGAAGGCAACGGGCGACTGTCGACGACGGTACCGCGGCTGCACGTGGCCCTGATGGGCATCGAACGGATCGTACCGACCGCCGCCGACCTGGCGGTGTCGCTCCGCGTCCTCGCCCGCAGTGGCACCGGCCAGGCCCTCACGGTCTACACCAACATCATCACCGGCCCGCGGCGCGCCGACGATCCGGACGGCCCGTCCGAGGTGCACGTCGTACTCGTGGACAACGGCCGCTCGAACATGCTCCGAACCGAGCTCGAGGAAATCCTCTACTGCATCCGCTGCGGAGCCTGCCTGAACGCCTGCCCGGTGTACCAGGAGATCGGCGGCCATGCGTACGGGAGCGTCTATCCGGGGCCTGTCGGCGCCGTGTACACGCCGGGCGCGTTCGGGCTCGGGCCGTGGGCTGATCTGCCGCAAGCGAGCAGCCTGTGCGGGGCCTGCAAGGAAGCGTGCCCGGTGCGAATCGACATCCCGCGGATGCTGCTCGCCCTGCGCGCCCGCGCCGAGGAAGGCGGGCACACGCCGCGATGGGTCGGCCAGGGGTTACGCGTGTTCCGCTTTGTCGCGACCAGGCCACGGCTGTACCGGTTCGCGTCGGCGGCGGCGCGGCGCGTGTCGCGATGGTTCGGTCCCACTGGCTTCGACCGCCTGCCGGGGCCGCTCGCCGGCTGGACGCGGCATCGACACTTCCCTGCGATGGCAGCCGAGACCTTCACCGCGCGAAGACGGCGCCTGGGCCGGTCCCGCCTTCGCCTCCGGCTTCGGCGGGGCAAGCCATGA
- a CDS encoding (Fe-S)-binding protein produces MSSPSGSPAVRPTRVQLLVTCLVDHFSPDTAEAVVRVLEREGVEVVVPEDQTCCGQPACNAGARADAVAMAKHTIAVLERDPSPVVIPSGSCTDMLVHQAPALLAGEPEWAERARTVAARTYEFTQFVVDVLGVTDLPCTASGTLAYHACCHGLRGVGIDAQPRRLLEHVSGARVVPLPEHDTCCGFGGLFAIKMPDISGAMLERKCRQIAAAGADTIVVTDVSCAMHMQGGLDRQAQAVRVRHIADILAGGTA; encoded by the coding sequence ATGTCCTCTCCTTCGGGATCTCCTGCCGTTCGGCCGACGAGGGTGCAGTTGCTGGTGACGTGCCTGGTCGACCACTTCTCGCCCGACACGGCCGAGGCGGTGGTTCGCGTGCTCGAGCGGGAGGGCGTCGAAGTCGTCGTGCCCGAGGACCAGACCTGCTGCGGGCAGCCAGCCTGCAATGCGGGAGCAAGGGCGGATGCGGTCGCGATGGCCAAGCACACCATCGCCGTCCTCGAGCGTGACCCCAGCCCGGTGGTGATTCCGTCGGGGTCGTGCACGGACATGCTCGTGCACCAGGCACCGGCGCTGCTTGCCGGTGAGCCCGAGTGGGCCGAGCGCGCCCGCACCGTCGCCGCCAGGACCTACGAGTTCACCCAGTTCGTTGTCGACGTCCTCGGCGTGACCGATCTGCCATGCACGGCATCGGGCACGCTGGCCTACCACGCGTGCTGCCACGGGCTGCGCGGCGTCGGCATCGACGCGCAGCCGCGACGGCTGCTCGAGCACGTCTCCGGCGCCAGGGTGGTACCCCTTCCCGAGCACGACACGTGCTGCGGTTTCGGCGGGCTGTTCGCGATCAAGATGCCCGACATCTCTGGCGCGATGCTCGAGCGCAAATGCCGGCAGATTGCCGCCGCCGGCGCCGACACGATCGTCGTCACCGACGTGAGCTGTGCGATGCACATGCAGGGCGGTCTGGATCGGCAGGCGCAGGCGGTGCGCGTGCGGCACATCGCCGACATCCTCGCGGGCGGGACGGCATGA
- a CDS encoding LutC/YkgG family protein yields the protein MTSDLFPPALRDKLKPSGPTVPHPGSFPFAPMPDGADAAIAQFTDACETVGGRVSRVANAAEAADIVLAYLEAAEWMRPGQPGPAPFVAWDADHLPLPDVLSVVEARGAKRLDASVHAEQATRDDDCRRLDAAIVGITGADAALADTGSVGLVHGSGRARLVSLLPPVHVALVPVERLHATLGALLAAEPDLLRAAANVVFVTGPSRTADIEMTLTRGVHGPRIVHVVFVG from the coding sequence ATGACCAGCGATCTGTTTCCACCTGCGCTGCGGGATAAGCTGAAGCCGTCGGGGCCGACCGTGCCGCATCCGGGCTCGTTCCCTTTCGCACCGATGCCAGACGGTGCGGACGCCGCGATCGCGCAGTTCACCGACGCATGCGAAACCGTCGGTGGTCGCGTGTCACGCGTCGCCAACGCCGCCGAGGCAGCTGACATCGTGCTCGCCTATCTCGAGGCGGCCGAGTGGATGAGGCCTGGTCAACCTGGACCGGCCCCGTTCGTGGCCTGGGATGCGGACCACCTGCCACTGCCGGACGTGCTGTCGGTCGTGGAGGCGCGGGGCGCAAAGCGGCTCGATGCTTCGGTCCATGCCGAGCAGGCAACGCGCGACGACGATTGCCGCCGCCTCGATGCGGCGATCGTCGGCATCACCGGTGCCGACGCGGCGTTGGCTGACACGGGATCGGTCGGGCTCGTCCACGGAAGCGGACGGGCACGACTCGTGTCCTTGCTGCCGCCCGTGCACGTGGCGCTCGTGCCGGTAGAACGCCTGCACGCGACGCTCGGAGCGTTGTTGGCCGCCGAGCCGGACCTGCTGCGCGCGGCGGCCAACGTCGTGTTCGTCACCGGGCCGAGCCGGACGGCTGACATCGAGATGACTCTCACCCGTGGCGTGCACGGGCCGCGCATCGTGCACGTGGTGTTTGTCGGATGA